One stretch of Paenibacillus sp. AN1007 DNA includes these proteins:
- a CDS encoding putative PEP-binding protein produces MTKRVMLIEEDTAEMKGMTHSIGAALAELKRAGWSVPAGMVVTVDGCRACCTRSGPLSGEMMEELGSAVRYLEQQTGMSFGDPDNPLLLEVQSDEAVNASSAEACRIPYVGLNDSTVEGFARQTGNRLYALQCYLAALQHYGQMVLDIPDLRAVHSINSKRFVSTEMELELLIAEWKERIQVKSGYAFPQDVNLQLQTAVRAVLASPNMMNDRTEWSKEKHLEDEAAGAPVLIQSIVHGNYTDYKGKGSVYTRNPETGQKGIIGDYLPARSRSGMLHALSYLKRNNPARYTDLEKICIDLEKRTGAVQEITYTVDSGSIWIHSVKPAYVSPIAAVRSAVDMVHEGLIDQEDALLRLKPEDLAVCMNQELPEMKVVLEWADEVKSLSILAKVEHAADAVQARAWGAEGIGLCTTETMLLCPSRKPFVQKMIMANTEADRRRGMERLLPMQQSDIESLFEMMDGRPVTIQLFDFPLHELFPGPNALEAHEEELDAVLSEIHEMQLEALFRAAVKSIREGLWVRPEIMIPHVEHVNEMQKMRDLVDHVAEQVLGEERRHCVYKVGVSIASSRSPLMAAQLARCADFISFAVDEMTQSTFGWTLEEADEREHFYGHISHTEYHALHKLDIEEISSLVKTAAAQGRVRRPHLKTSISGELIEDSRSIAFIHDIGLDAVCCRPEQIPGFRLAAAQAVIRALRNDRKDANEDVSTIA; encoded by the coding sequence ATGACTAAACGGGTAATGCTGATCGAGGAAGATACAGCAGAGATGAAAGGAATGACTCATAGTATCGGAGCTGCTCTCGCAGAACTGAAGCGAGCAGGATGGTCTGTTCCAGCGGGAATGGTCGTCACAGTGGATGGCTGCCGCGCATGCTGTACCCGTTCAGGACCTCTTTCCGGTGAAATGATGGAAGAGCTGGGCAGCGCGGTACGGTATCTTGAGCAGCAGACCGGTATGAGTTTTGGTGATCCAGACAATCCGCTCCTGCTTGAGGTCCAGTCAGATGAGGCAGTGAATGCTTCTTCTGCTGAGGCGTGCCGCATACCTTATGTAGGTTTGAATGACAGTACCGTTGAAGGTTTCGCTCGCCAGACAGGCAATCGGTTATATGCTCTTCAATGTTATCTGGCTGCATTACAGCATTATGGACAAATGGTCCTTGATATTCCTGATCTAAGAGCTGTGCATTCCATCAATTCCAAACGGTTCGTTTCTACAGAGATGGAGCTTGAACTGCTTATTGCTGAGTGGAAAGAGCGGATTCAGGTCAAAAGTGGTTATGCTTTTCCCCAGGATGTAAATCTTCAACTTCAAACAGCAGTGCGGGCGGTACTTGCTTCCCCTAACATGATGAATGATAGAACGGAATGGTCTAAAGAAAAACATCTAGAAGACGAGGCAGCGGGAGCACCTGTGCTGATCCAGTCCATTGTGCATGGTAATTACACTGACTATAAGGGGAAAGGAAGCGTTTATACACGTAATCCCGAAACGGGACAAAAAGGCATAATTGGAGATTACCTGCCCGCGAGAAGCCGTTCGGGGATGCTGCATGCGCTCTCATACTTAAAAAGAAATAATCCAGCACGTTATACAGACCTTGAGAAGATCTGCATCGATCTGGAGAAGCGCACTGGAGCTGTACAGGAGATCACGTATACGGTGGACTCAGGTTCAATCTGGATACATTCTGTGAAACCTGCGTATGTAAGTCCGATTGCTGCAGTGAGGAGTGCAGTCGACATGGTACACGAGGGACTGATAGATCAAGAAGATGCCCTTCTGCGGCTGAAACCAGAAGATTTGGCAGTGTGTATGAATCAGGAACTGCCAGAGATGAAAGTTGTGCTGGAATGGGCTGATGAAGTGAAGAGCTTATCCATTTTGGCGAAGGTGGAACATGCAGCAGATGCTGTGCAGGCACGAGCCTGGGGTGCGGAGGGAATCGGTCTTTGCACAACAGAAACGATGCTGTTATGTCCGTCCAGAAAACCCTTTGTACAAAAGATGATTATGGCGAATACAGAAGCAGACCGCAGACGCGGGATGGAGCGGTTGCTGCCGATGCAGCAGTCGGACATTGAAAGCCTCTTTGAAATGATGGACGGACGCCCGGTGACCATTCAATTATTTGATTTCCCGCTGCATGAGCTGTTTCCGGGTCCAAATGCGCTGGAAGCACATGAAGAAGAACTGGACGCGGTTTTGTCTGAAATCCATGAAATGCAGCTGGAGGCGCTCTTTCGGGCTGCTGTCAAAAGCATCCGAGAAGGGCTGTGGGTGCGTCCTGAGATCATGATTCCGCATGTAGAACATGTGAATGAGATGCAGAAGATGAGGGATTTGGTCGATCATGTGGCAGAGCAAGTGCTTGGCGAAGAAAGACGCCACTGCGTGTACAAGGTAGGAGTGTCGATTGCTTCATCCAGATCGCCATTGATGGCAGCACAGCTTGCACGCTGCGCGGACTTCATCTCGTTTGCTGTGGATGAGATGACACAATCCACCTTTGGCTGGACCCTTGAAGAAGCAGACGAGCGGGAACATTTTTATGGCCACATATCTCACACCGAATATCATGCTTTGCACAAGCTTGATATAGAAGAAATCAGCAGCTTAGTGAAGACGGCTGCTGCTCAAGGTCGAGTCCGCAGGCCGCATCTGAAAACCTCCATATCCGGTGAACTTATCGAAGACAGTCGGTCAATTGCATTTATACATGATATCGGGCTGGATGCTGTTTGCTGCAGACCGGAGCAGATTCCCGGGTTCCGGCTTGCGGCTGCACAGGCAGTGATTCGAGCATTACGCAATGACAGGAAGGATGCAAATGAGGATGTATCAACGATTGCCTGA
- a CDS encoding ROK family protein, giving the protein MQQFIGVDIGGTSIKGLVTDEEGTVLAEAVRDTEARLGRDSILGQLYSLVEELLAGHPGVKAVGIASAGRINTDSGEVVYATDNLPGWQGVQLTQWAEAASGRPAAADNDANAALLGEAWLGAGRGRPNLVMLTLGTGVGGANMADGLLLRGAAWSGGDWGHTVLVPDGCPCNCGKLGCVEQYVSGRALLRLAKEKTGREYTHGREVMAAAEQGDAAALAVLERFTAYLAQVTANIGAAIDPESIIIGGGVIQSRAVWWPLLVAKAGEKLAGRIVPAKLGSQAGCFGAVRLAQERLHRIEVGRGGDTCRDKEDREHG; this is encoded by the coding sequence ATGCAGCAATTCATAGGTGTGGATATCGGGGGGACAAGTATCAAGGGGCTTGTGACCGATGAAGAGGGGACCGTTCTAGCGGAAGCCGTTCGCGATACGGAGGCCCGGCTGGGCCGGGATTCGATTCTGGGCCAGCTCTACAGCCTCGTGGAGGAACTGCTCGCGGGGCATCCTGGGGTGAAGGCAGTGGGGATTGCTTCGGCGGGCCGGATCAACACAGACTCTGGCGAGGTGGTTTACGCCACCGATAATCTGCCCGGCTGGCAAGGAGTGCAGCTTACGCAGTGGGCCGAAGCTGCCTCTGGCCGTCCTGCGGCGGCCGATAATGATGCTAACGCCGCGCTGCTGGGAGAGGCCTGGCTGGGCGCCGGACGCGGCCGGCCGAACCTGGTCATGCTCACTCTGGGCACCGGGGTCGGTGGGGCCAATATGGCGGACGGGCTGCTGCTGCGCGGAGCCGCTTGGAGCGGGGGCGACTGGGGCCACACGGTGCTGGTGCCGGATGGCTGCCCCTGTAATTGCGGAAAGCTGGGCTGCGTGGAGCAATATGTGTCCGGCCGGGCGCTGCTGCGGCTGGCAAAGGAGAAGACCGGCCGGGAATATACGCACGGCCGTGAGGTTATGGCAGCAGCTGAGCAGGGCGATGCAGCTGCGCTGGCGGTGCTGGAGCGCTTTACTGCTTATTTGGCGCAGGTGACAGCTAATATCGGGGCGGCGATAGACCCCGAGTCGATTATTATTGGCGGAGGCGTTATCCAGAGCCGCGCCGTCTGGTGGCCGCTGCTGGTGGCTAAGGCAGGCGAAAAACTGGCTGGCCGGATCGTGCCGGCGAAGCTGGGCAGCCAGGCCGGATGTTTCGGCGCGGTCCGTCTGGCACAGGAGCGGCTGCACCGAATTGAGGTAGGCAGAGGCGGGGATACCTGCCGGGACAAGGAGGACAGGGAACATGGCTAG
- a CDS encoding carbohydrate ABC transporter permease: MPRSLRYLINYVLLILLALFMMGPFLWLLSVSLMPGRNVFANPPAILPTFIDFENYVQVWNFMDFPRYILNTVVITLLGVAFNILLSCLTAYPLAVFRFKGRNLVFTLLISTMIIPSATAMIVHYLTIQAFGLGNTFLGVVLPAAVSVFNIFLMRQTFLGIPADIRDSGKMDGASELRIFIQLVMPLVKPGIAVIGLLEVMAFWNNFLWPIVVLDDPQKYPLAAALTYLNGQFSYNFGWIAAGTMISVLPIIIVFLFTQKYYMEGIAGAIKG; this comes from the coding sequence ATGCCGCGCAGTTTACGTTATCTGATTAATTACGTTTTGCTGATACTGCTCGCCCTGTTCATGATGGGGCCGTTCTTATGGCTTCTCAGCGTATCGCTAATGCCGGGGCGCAACGTGTTTGCGAATCCGCCGGCCATTCTGCCGACCTTCATCGATTTCGAGAACTATGTGCAGGTGTGGAACTTCATGGATTTCCCGCGTTACATTCTGAATACGGTCGTCATTACGCTGCTCGGAGTCGCCTTCAATATCTTGCTGTCCTGTCTGACCGCATACCCGCTGGCCGTCTTTCGGTTCAAGGGCCGGAATCTGGTGTTCACGCTGCTGATCTCGACCATGATTATTCCGTCGGCTACCGCTATGATTGTGCATTATTTGACGATTCAGGCTTTTGGGCTGGGCAATACCTTCCTGGGTGTGGTTCTTCCAGCAGCGGTGTCGGTGTTCAATATCTTCCTGATGCGGCAGACGTTCCTGGGCATTCCTGCCGACATCCGGGATTCGGGTAAAATGGACGGGGCATCCGAGCTGCGGATCTTTATCCAACTGGTGATGCCGCTCGTCAAGCCGGGGATTGCCGTCATCGGGCTGCTGGAGGTCATGGCGTTCTGGAACAACTTCCTGTGGCCGATTGTTGTCCTGGACGACCCGCAGAAGTATCCGCTCGCCGCGGCGCTGACTTATCTGAACGGGCAATTCTCTTATAACTTCGGCTGGATTGCCGCCGGGACGATGATTTCGGTGCTTCCGATCATCATCGTGTTCCTGTTCACACAGAAGTATTATATGGAAGGAATTGCCGGAGCAATTAAAGGGTAA
- a CDS encoding beta-N-acetylglucosaminidase domain-containing protein, with protein sequence MGISLRDCQYLFRDYYTQGKELIVEGPQLRCELASRYAMNQDVHGLHEEGGIVILEPAGPGAAAADKGNAQLMLEYDDGLAADGYRLVIGEDAKLVIAASDRRGLKYGLDALKRLLTVEEDCCRLPVVTVEDEPSFAVRGIIEGFYGVPWSFADRMDSVRYISEHRMNAFMYAPKDDLYHRKLWREPYPDDVFDKIHDLKQECDKHLVDFYYCISPGNDLEFRSREDFAKLEEKLAAMITIGVRHFALLMDDIDYVLKGDNKQFLERSGAAHAYVANRVYNYLAGCLPHFTLAMCPSEYWSYWNTEYKKDIREQLHPAVKVFWTGYFVFAPEIGRKHAADNFNYYGHELWLWDNIPVNDCDKDRLFLDPVRGRSSRLGQLGHTAVVANPMNQWECSKITLTTMSHYMWNSERYMPELSWELSVREFSGELADEMLFFCRQNLNSRLYSGGYPELDDALAERDLERLDAYFSRLEQTVMRLGELDNARFGEEAGPWLRRAIADSALWRAVRRQLEDPLEPQAAAEVHECLEACRSYGVRLGSDPAVRAAKALGIELPEETKEENGHDEA encoded by the coding sequence ATGGGAATTTCGTTACGGGACTGCCAGTATCTGTTCCGCGACTATTATACGCAAGGCAAAGAGTTGATTGTGGAGGGTCCGCAGCTGCGCTGCGAGCTGGCTTCCCGGTATGCGATGAATCAGGACGTCCACGGGCTGCATGAGGAAGGCGGCATCGTAATTCTGGAGCCTGCCGGTCCGGGTGCAGCTGCCGCCGACAAGGGGAATGCACAGCTGATGCTGGAGTACGACGACGGGCTTGCTGCAGACGGCTACCGCCTTGTCATTGGAGAGGATGCGAAGCTAGTCATTGCTGCATCGGACCGACGGGGGCTAAAATACGGTCTGGATGCGCTGAAGCGGCTGCTTACTGTGGAGGAGGACTGCTGCCGCCTGCCGGTGGTTACAGTGGAGGATGAGCCTTCTTTTGCGGTGAGGGGCATTATTGAAGGATTCTATGGTGTACCATGGAGCTTCGCAGACCGTATGGATTCGGTCAGATACATCAGTGAACACCGGATGAACGCCTTCATGTACGCGCCGAAGGATGATCTCTATCACCGGAAGCTGTGGCGTGAGCCGTACCCGGACGATGTGTTCGACAAGATTCATGACCTGAAGCAGGAATGCGACAAACATCTGGTAGATTTCTACTATTGTATCAGCCCGGGCAATGATCTGGAATTCCGCAGCCGGGAGGACTTCGCGAAGCTGGAGGAGAAACTTGCTGCGATGATCACGATAGGGGTGCGGCATTTCGCGCTTCTGATGGATGACATTGATTATGTGCTAAAGGGGGATAACAAGCAGTTCCTGGAGCGCTCCGGAGCAGCCCATGCCTATGTGGCGAACCGGGTCTATAATTACTTAGCCGGATGTCTGCCGCACTTCACCCTGGCGATGTGTCCTTCAGAGTACTGGTCGTATTGGAATACGGAGTACAAGAAGGATATCCGAGAGCAGCTTCATCCCGCAGTCAAAGTCTTCTGGACCGGCTACTTCGTCTTCGCCCCGGAGATCGGTCGCAAACATGCGGCGGATAACTTCAATTATTATGGTCATGAGCTGTGGCTGTGGGACAATATTCCGGTAAATGACTGCGACAAGGACCGGCTGTTCCTTGACCCGGTGCGCGGGCGCAGCTCCCGGCTTGGCCAGCTCGGACATACAGCTGTCGTGGCTAATCCCATGAACCAGTGGGAATGCTCCAAAATTACGCTCACCACCATGTCCCACTATATGTGGAACAGCGAGCGCTATATGCCGGAGCTGTCCTGGGAGCTGTCCGTGCGTGAATTCTCCGGGGAACTGGCGGATGAAATGCTGTTCTTCTGCCGCCAGAATCTGAACAGCCGCCTGTACTCCGGTGGTTACCCGGAGCTGGACGATGCGCTGGCGGAGCGCGATCTCGAGCGGCTGGATGCTTATTTCAGCCGGCTGGAGCAGACGGTCATGCGTCTTGGCGAATTAGACAATGCCAGGTTCGGCGAAGAAGCAGGGCCATGGCTGCGCCGGGCTATCGCAGATTCAGCGCTCTGGAGGGCGGTCCGCAGGCAGTTGGAGGACCCGCTGGAGCCGCAGGCTGCAGCAGAAGTCCATGAATGCCTGGAGGCCTGCCGCAGCTATGGCGTACGGCTTGGCAGTGATCCGGCCGTCCGCGCGGCTAAGGCGCTGGGGATCGAACTGCCGGAGGAGACAAAGGAGGAGAACGGACATGACGAAGCCTAG
- a CDS encoding N-acetylmannosamine-6-phosphate 2-epimerase: MSKSIIESLHLGLVVSCQALPGEPLHGSEIMARMAAAAAEGGAIAIRANGAADVRAIKQAVSLPVIGIVKRDYPGSAVYITPTLREIEELLEAGADIIAFDGTLQKRPGGCTLEQIIDLLGRSPAASMADISTLEEAVYAEKLGVSCVSTTLSGYTPYSRQQKEPNLELLEQAARRLNIPVIAEGRISQPAQVEAALDLGAYAVVVGSAITRPQLITQPFAAAARKVRMNRNGNE, encoded by the coding sequence CTGAGCAAAAGTATAATAGAAAGCCTGCACCTCGGATTAGTTGTCTCCTGCCAGGCGCTGCCGGGTGAGCCGCTGCACGGGTCGGAGATCATGGCCCGGATGGCCGCAGCGGCTGCGGAGGGAGGAGCTATCGCCATCCGGGCGAACGGGGCGGCAGACGTAAGGGCGATCAAGCAGGCGGTTTCGCTGCCGGTGATCGGCATCGTGAAGCGTGATTACCCTGGTTCCGCTGTCTACATTACGCCTACACTGCGGGAGATAGAAGAGCTGTTGGAAGCCGGAGCTGATATTATTGCTTTTGACGGAACCCTGCAGAAGCGTCCGGGGGGGTGTACATTGGAGCAGATCATAGACCTGCTGGGAAGAAGCCCGGCCGCTTCCATGGCGGATATTTCTACGCTGGAGGAAGCGGTCTATGCCGAAAAGCTGGGGGTCAGCTGTGTCTCGACCACCTTGTCGGGGTATACGCCGTATTCGCGGCAGCAGAAGGAACCGAATCTAGAGCTGCTGGAACAGGCTGCCCGGCGGCTGAATATTCCGGTCATTGCCGAAGGCCGGATCAGCCAGCCCGCCCAGGTTGAAGCTGCGCTGGACCTGGGAGCCTACGCGGTGGTGGTAGGCTCGGCCATTACCCGGCCGCAGCTGATTACCCAGCCGTTCGCAGCAGCGGCGAGAAAAGTGAGGATGAACCGCAATGGAAATGAATGA
- a CDS encoding DUF4127 family protein — protein sequence MTKPRKLILVPLDERPCNYEFPYLLAQGTDYIVERPPAVIMGLKKRPGDVEQLWSWFEAACEGADSAVVALDTLLYGGIIPSRLHGLKPDELDARLEQLREIKRRYPQLKLYAFQLIMRCPQYSLSDEEPDYYAHWGREIFRKGFIGHRLELGIATDEEIRELADIDQRLPAAVLQDYLGRRAVNIEANKQALELVRDGVIDFMIVPQDDSAPYGHTAKDQEKVRARIMALDLELKVYMYPGADEVGCTLLARMLNMAEGRRPLIYPRLSAVQGAFVTPLFEDRFFYETLKYQILAAGGLIASSAAEADLVLLISTPGETMAEAVSQHHAYFSYDIHRNLMELVEYGAYLLRHKKIPVAVADVGYANGGDQKLVKMLRQKNILFDLAGYAGWNTSSNSLGTVISQAVIYLQCGRTQAHLDFLALRYAEDVCYCSVVRGELSEGPVQEMGYGKYELDGPRGRVAARVQERLSEELALRIDSPEGSIKITDCYMPWNRMFEVGLSVQYVSG from the coding sequence ATGACGAAGCCTAGGAAATTGATCTTGGTCCCGCTGGATGAGCGGCCCTGCAATTATGAATTCCCTTATCTGCTGGCCCAGGGAACAGATTATATAGTGGAGCGCCCGCCTGCCGTAATCATGGGGCTGAAGAAGCGACCAGGTGATGTAGAACAGTTGTGGTCCTGGTTCGAGGCTGCCTGTGAAGGAGCGGACAGCGCAGTAGTCGCGCTGGATACGCTGCTCTACGGCGGGATCATTCCGTCAAGGCTGCATGGACTGAAGCCCGATGAACTGGACGCCCGTCTGGAGCAGCTGCGGGAGATCAAGCGGCGCTATCCGCAGCTTAAGCTGTATGCGTTCCAGCTGATTATGCGCTGTCCGCAGTATTCTCTATCAGACGAGGAGCCGGATTATTATGCCCACTGGGGCCGGGAGATCTTCCGCAAAGGCTTTATCGGCCACCGGCTGGAGCTTGGAATTGCCACCGACGAGGAAATCCGTGAGCTGGCCGATATTGATCAGCGGCTCCCGGCCGCAGTGCTGCAGGATTATCTCGGCCGCAGAGCCGTTAATATTGAAGCCAACAAGCAAGCGCTGGAACTGGTCCGGGACGGAGTGATTGACTTCATGATTGTGCCGCAAGATGACTCGGCTCCATACGGGCATACCGCCAAAGATCAAGAGAAGGTACGGGCGCGGATCATGGCGCTTGATCTGGAGCTTAAGGTGTATATGTATCCGGGAGCAGATGAGGTGGGCTGTACGCTGCTTGCCCGGATGTTGAACATGGCCGAAGGGCGGAGGCCGCTGATCTACCCGCGTTTGTCCGCTGTGCAGGGTGCATTCGTGACGCCGCTGTTCGAGGACCGTTTCTTCTATGAGACGCTGAAGTATCAGATTCTGGCCGCAGGCGGGCTGATCGCGTCCAGCGCTGCAGAGGCGGATCTGGTCCTGCTGATCAGCACACCGGGCGAGACGATGGCGGAGGCGGTATCGCAGCATCATGCTTATTTCAGCTATGATATACACCGGAACCTGATGGAACTGGTGGAATATGGTGCATACTTGCTGCGGCACAAGAAGATTCCGGTAGCTGTAGCCGATGTCGGCTATGCCAATGGAGGCGACCAGAAGCTGGTCAAAATGCTGCGTCAGAAGAACATACTGTTCGACCTGGCCGGTTACGCTGGCTGGAACACAAGCTCGAACTCACTCGGAACCGTCATCTCCCAAGCGGTGATCTATCTGCAATGCGGTCGGACACAGGCGCATCTGGATTTTCTGGCACTCCGATACGCGGAGGATGTCTGCTACTGCTCGGTTGTGCGGGGAGAGCTTAGTGAGGGCCCCGTGCAGGAGATGGGTTACGGCAAATATGAGCTTGACGGGCCGCGCGGCCGTGTGGCTGCCCGTGTACAGGAAAGGTTGAGCGAGGAATTGGCGCTGCGGATCGACAGTCCGGAGGGAAGCATAAAGATTACCGACTGCTATATGCCGTGGAACCGGATGTTTGAGGTGGGCTTATCTGTACAGTATGTGTCCGGTTGA
- a CDS encoding FAD-dependent oxidoreductase has product MASGEEMRSDVVIIGGGLGGTAAALAAAKAGLHVLVTEETDWLGGQLTSQAVPPDEHRWIEQSGSTAAYQEFRSRVRDYYRRNYPLTDEARSNPVLNPGNGWVSRLAHEPKVALAVLHEMLAPYVNTGRIEVLYYTVPVAADTEGDHITGVTVRQGMGGNLLRLCGDYYLDATECGDLLPLAGVEHVSGAEARSETGEPHALEAADPLDMQSITHVAAVDYVEGGDYTIPRPRDYDYWREYVPTFSQYPILSWFASDAEDTRKLKQFTMFPNDQGIVSLWDYRRIVDPAIWTEPLNDGEVTLLNWALNDYYAGPIIGVSPEERDRHLEGARQLTLSLVYWLQTEAPRLDGGKGYPGVRLRGDVLGTEDGLAKAPYIRESRRICGLYTIAEQDVSKELRGPEGPKRYEDSVGVGSYHLDLHPTTVSQRTFYIPNHPYEIPLGALIPVRVKNLLPACKNISMTQIANGCYRLHPTEWNIGEAAGTLAAYSIKQQVEPAKVRESAAHLEAYQQQLIALGVQLHWTKEELEA; this is encoded by the coding sequence ATGGCTAGTGGAGAGGAGATGCGTTCGGATGTTGTTATTATCGGTGGCGGCCTCGGCGGAACGGCGGCTGCGCTGGCCGCTGCCAAGGCAGGGCTGCACGTGCTTGTTACGGAGGAGACAGACTGGCTGGGCGGGCAGTTAACTTCGCAGGCTGTACCACCGGATGAGCACCGCTGGATTGAGCAATCGGGCAGCACGGCAGCATACCAGGAGTTTCGAAGCAGGGTCAGGGACTATTACAGGCGAAATTATCCGCTTACGGATGAAGCTCGGAGTAATCCCGTGCTGAATCCCGGGAACGGCTGGGTCAGCCGGTTGGCGCATGAACCGAAGGTGGCGCTGGCTGTTCTCCACGAGATGCTGGCTCCGTATGTGAACACCGGGCGGATCGAGGTGTTATATTATACGGTGCCAGTGGCTGCTGATACTGAAGGGGATCATATTACTGGAGTCACTGTCCGGCAGGGGATGGGGGGGAACCTGCTCCGGTTGTGCGGAGACTACTATCTGGATGCCACAGAATGCGGCGATCTGCTGCCGCTTGCTGGAGTCGAGCATGTCAGCGGCGCAGAAGCCCGCAGCGAGACAGGGGAGCCTCATGCATTGGAGGCAGCGGACCCGCTCGATATGCAGTCTATCACTCATGTGGCGGCTGTAGACTATGTGGAGGGCGGGGACTACACGATTCCGCGCCCAAGAGATTATGATTACTGGCGCGAATATGTCCCAACGTTTTCGCAGTATCCGATCTTGAGCTGGTTCGCTTCGGATGCTGAAGATACGCGCAAGTTAAAGCAGTTCACGATGTTCCCGAATGATCAGGGAATTGTCTCTTTGTGGGATTATCGGCGGATCGTGGACCCGGCCATCTGGACCGAGCCGTTAAATGATGGCGAAGTCACGCTGCTGAACTGGGCGCTGAACGATTATTATGCCGGACCCATTATCGGCGTATCGCCGGAGGAACGGGACCGGCACCTGGAGGGAGCACGGCAGCTCACCCTCTCACTCGTGTACTGGCTTCAGACCGAAGCGCCCCGCCTGGACGGCGGGAAGGGCTACCCGGGCGTGCGGCTGCGCGGGGATGTGCTCGGCACAGAGGATGGATTGGCCAAGGCACCTTACATCCGGGAATCCCGGCGCATCTGCGGCCTGTACACGATAGCCGAGCAGGATGTGAGCAAGGAGCTGCGCGGTCCGGAAGGACCGAAGCGTTATGAGGACAGCGTCGGCGTAGGCAGCTATCATCTAGATCTACATCCTACCACGGTAAGCCAGCGGACTTTCTATATTCCGAATCATCCTTACGAGATTCCGCTGGGCGCTTTGATTCCGGTGCGGGTCAAGAACCTGCTCCCGGCCTGCAAGAACATATCCATGACCCAGATTGCGAACGGCTGCTACCGTCTGCATCCGACCGAATGGAATATCGGCGAAGCGGCGGGAACGCTCGCGGCCTATTCTATCAAGCAGCAGGTAGAGCCAGCTAAGGTCAGGGAGTCAGCCGCGCATCTTGAGGCCTATCAGCAGCAGCTGATTGCCCTCGGCGTCCAGCTGCACTGGACCAAAGAGGAACTGGAAGCCTAA
- a CDS encoding MurR/RpiR family transcriptional regulator, with protein MEMNDRINTYYPSMTKSEQKVARCVLEHPDNLIYLSVTELADFAGTGETTVMRFCRKIGFKGYQDFKLMLAQGLPKRQAQHHGEQGAGEGDYADHLYASMVGVLQSSLGMLDREQLQQAVDDLDQARVVQFFGVGSSGITALEAKNRFLRIGRRVEANSDSHIQSMMAVTMGEGDVAVGISVSGSTLDTNDMLMKAKQNGAKIIAMTNYAKSPIASIADIVLLTAGKESPLEGGSVGAKISQLFIIDLLCQGLERLHGEETKRMKELTARAVIDRIY; from the coding sequence ATGGAAATGAATGACCGAATTAATACGTATTATCCTTCAATGACCAAATCAGAACAAAAGGTTGCCCGTTGTGTGCTGGAGCACCCGGACAATCTGATCTATCTGTCAGTCACCGAGTTGGCTGACTTCGCCGGAACGGGCGAGACTACGGTGATGCGCTTCTGCCGCAAGATCGGCTTCAAAGGATATCAAGATTTCAAGCTTATGCTGGCCCAGGGACTGCCAAAGCGTCAGGCCCAGCATCATGGCGAGCAGGGGGCAGGCGAAGGTGACTATGCTGACCATCTGTATGCCTCGATGGTTGGTGTGCTGCAATCCAGCCTGGGCATGCTTGACCGGGAGCAGCTGCAGCAGGCCGTAGACGATCTGGACCAGGCGCGGGTTGTCCAGTTCTTCGGCGTAGGTTCTTCAGGAATTACAGCACTGGAAGCCAAGAACCGCTTCCTGCGTATCGGGCGGCGGGTTGAAGCAAATTCCGACAGCCACATCCAGTCGATGATGGCAGTTACGATGGGGGAGGGGGACGTTGCGGTGGGGATCAGTGTCTCCGGCAGCACGCTGGATACGAATGACATGCTGATGAAGGCGAAGCAGAACGGGGCCAAGATCATTGCCATGACCAATTATGCGAAGTCGCCGATTGCTTCCATTGCCGACATTGTACTGCTGACCGCCGGGAAGGAGTCGCCGCTGGAGGGCGGATCTGTGGGGGCTAAGATCTCACAACTGTTCATCATTGACCTGCTCTGCCAGGGACTGGAGCGTCTGCATGGAGAAGAGACCAAGCGGATGAAGGAGCTGACTGCCCGGGCAGTTATTGACCGGATATATTAA